One Granulicella sp. 5B5 DNA window includes the following coding sequences:
- a CDS encoding hydantoinase/oxoprolinase family protein gives MRIAIDTGGTFTDIVYLHEGRLAVLKVLSTPADPGRAVMAGLAQLTPGSGVVVRHGTTVATNAMLERKGARVAFLTTKGFEDTIAIGRQARPKLYDWNQPVPECLVAAECRFGVAERVGASGELLKAVDAEELRALCDAIAASGVEAVAVSLLFSFANAENERRVADALKTLGVPLSISSKILPEFREFERASTVVANAYVAPKVGSYIKALAEDIAREYAGGRLEVMQSSGGIISARVAAEEPVRTMLSGPAGGVIGAYKLAQLAGFDRIIGFDMGGTSTDVCLVDASAGGLRISNESMITGVPVGVPMLDIHTAGAGGGSIAEFDAGGLLHVGPESAGSDPGPVCFGRGIRPTVTDANLVLGRLDTSRFLGGTVSLDRDRAVEWMEEAKGELASVEAFATGILRVIETSMEKAIRVISVERGYDPRDFTLVAFGGGGPLHACALARALQVPRVLVPALPGALSAVGILLADTVREYSRTVMRASGADLEDVFVAMEVEGRAEFNTDGLEGVAFRSVDLRYAGQGYELNLPYEPEMLDAFHALHKRRYGFANEQRAVEIVNVRVRLVAAAEPFEPSRESVVESDGADALAGTRRVYFEGVPHETRLYERAKLHAGDTFAGPAIVSEYSSATILPPGDVLRVDELGNLVIEVHG, from the coding sequence ATGCGGATAGCGATCGATACAGGCGGAACGTTTACGGACATCGTGTATCTGCACGAGGGGCGGCTGGCGGTGCTGAAGGTGCTGTCGACGCCAGCCGATCCGGGCAGAGCTGTGATGGCCGGGTTGGCACAGCTGACGCCTGGAAGTGGCGTGGTGGTGCGCCATGGAACAACGGTGGCGACGAATGCAATGCTCGAGCGCAAGGGCGCGCGCGTTGCGTTTTTGACGACGAAGGGGTTCGAAGACACGATTGCGATTGGGCGGCAGGCGAGGCCGAAGCTCTATGACTGGAACCAGCCGGTGCCGGAGTGCCTGGTTGCGGCAGAGTGCAGGTTTGGGGTTGCGGAGCGGGTGGGCGCGAGCGGCGAGTTGTTGAAGGCTGTCGATGCTGAAGAGTTGCGTGCGCTTTGCGATGCAATTGCAGCGAGTGGGGTTGAGGCGGTTGCCGTGTCGCTGTTGTTTTCGTTTGCGAATGCGGAGAATGAGCGGAGAGTTGCGGACGCGTTGAAGACGCTGGGTGTGCCGCTGTCGATCTCGTCGAAGATTCTGCCGGAGTTTCGTGAGTTCGAGCGTGCGTCGACGGTGGTTGCGAATGCGTATGTTGCGCCGAAGGTTGGGTCGTACATCAAGGCACTTGCGGAGGATATTGCGCGGGAGTATGCGGGTGGGCGGTTGGAGGTGATGCAGTCATCGGGTGGGATCATCTCGGCGCGGGTTGCGGCGGAGGAGCCGGTGCGGACGATGCTCTCGGGGCCCGCGGGTGGTGTGATCGGGGCGTACAAACTGGCACAGCTTGCGGGTTTCGATCGGATTATCGGGTTTGATATGGGTGGGACTTCGACCGATGTTTGCCTGGTAGACGCGAGTGCAGGCGGGTTGCGGATCAGCAATGAGTCGATGATTACGGGCGTTCCGGTGGGTGTGCCGATGCTGGATATTCATACGGCGGGAGCGGGTGGCGGGTCGATTGCGGAGTTCGATGCGGGCGGACTGCTGCATGTGGGGCCGGAGTCGGCGGGGTCCGATCCGGGGCCGGTGTGCTTTGGGCGTGGGATAAGGCCGACGGTGACGGACGCGAACCTTGTGCTGGGAAGGCTGGATACGAGCCGGTTTCTGGGCGGGACGGTGAGCCTTGATCGTGATCGCGCTGTGGAGTGGATGGAAGAAGCGAAGGGCGAGCTCGCGTCGGTGGAGGCATTTGCGACGGGGATTCTGCGGGTGATTGAGACTTCGATGGAGAAGGCGATTCGCGTGATCTCGGTGGAGCGGGGATATGATCCGCGTGACTTTACGCTGGTGGCGTTTGGCGGTGGCGGGCCGCTGCATGCGTGTGCGCTGGCGCGAGCGTTGCAGGTGCCGCGCGTGCTTGTGCCGGCGCTGCCGGGGGCGTTGTCGGCAGTGGGGATTCTGCTTGCCGATACCGTGCGTGAGTACTCGCGCACGGTGATGCGTGCGAGCGGTGCGGATTTGGAAGATGTGTTTGTTGCGATGGAAGTGGAGGGGCGCGCGGAGTTCAATACGGATGGGCTTGAAGGTGTAGCGTTTCGTTCGGTGGATCTGCGCTATGCGGGGCAGGGGTATGAGTTGAACCTGCCGTATGAGCCGGAGATGCTGGATGCGTTCCATGCGCTGCATAAGAGGCGGTATGGGTTTGCGAACGAGCAGCGTGCGGTGGAGATTGTGAATGTGCGCGTGAGACTGGTGGCTGCTGCGGAGCCGTTTGAGCCGAGTCGCGAGAGCGTTGTTGAGAGCGATGGGGCAGATGCGCTGGCGGGGACGCGTCGGGTGTACTTCGAAGGCGTGCCGCACGAGACGCGACTGTATGAGCGGGCGAAGCTGCATGCGGGCGATACATTTGCAGGGCCGGCGATTGTGAGCGAGTACAGCTCGGCGACGATTCTGCCGCCAGGCGATGTGCTGCGTGTGGATGAGCTGGGAAACCTGGTGATCGAGGTGCATGGATGA
- a CDS encoding hydantoinase B/oxoprolinase family protein, which yields MNEAALNAIELAIFQSSVHSIAEEMGAALRRTAISPNIKERRDYSCALFDSERRVIAMGDHMPVHLGSMQLSVEAAVARLTLKEGDIAILNDPYAGGTHLPDITMVLPIFVEGETRPSFYAAARAHHADVGGMFAGSMGPAREICQEGIRIPPVHLMHAGAMNEAVLDLILHNVRTPGEREGDLAAQIGACRVGERRLKDLVAKYGLAKLRELSRELLAYSERLMRAELSKLPAGTFAAEDFMDSDGITDEPIRIAVAVMLDPVNGAAAIDFSGTSPQVAGSINAVYAITYSACFYVFRCLLGDAAPATAGLMQSIAVSAPVGSFVNARMPAAVAGGNVEASQRIVDVLLKALAKAAPERVPAASYGSMSNLTIGGWDTRKDAPFTYYETTAGGMGARPGLDGISGIHCHMTNSLNTPIEALEYAYPFRVRSYGYRKGSGGTGEFVGGDGLVREIELLDDAQVTLLCDRQRFQPYGLSGGDGGAVGLVRLEHPDGSAEVLPGKCSVHAKRGDVIHMETPGGGGWGDSAKRVKDGTR from the coding sequence ATGAATGAGGCCGCGCTGAACGCGATTGAGCTGGCGATTTTTCAGAGCAGCGTCCACTCGATTGCCGAGGAGATGGGAGCTGCGCTGCGGCGGACGGCGATCTCGCCGAACATCAAGGAGCGGCGTGACTATTCGTGCGCACTGTTTGATAGCGAGCGGCGGGTGATTGCGATGGGCGACCACATGCCGGTACACCTGGGGTCGATGCAGCTTTCGGTGGAAGCGGCGGTGGCGCGGCTGACGTTGAAGGAGGGTGATATTGCGATATTGAATGATCCGTATGCGGGTGGCACGCACCTGCCGGACATCACGATGGTGCTGCCGATCTTTGTGGAAGGCGAGACTAGGCCTTCGTTCTATGCGGCGGCGCGCGCGCACCATGCGGATGTTGGCGGTATGTTTGCGGGGTCGATGGGACCGGCGCGCGAGATATGCCAGGAGGGGATTCGGATTCCGCCGGTGCACCTGATGCATGCGGGTGCGATGAACGAGGCGGTGCTGGATTTGATTCTGCATAACGTGCGCACGCCGGGGGAGCGTGAGGGCGATCTTGCGGCGCAGATCGGCGCGTGTCGCGTGGGCGAGCGGCGGTTGAAGGACCTGGTGGCGAAGTATGGGCTGGCGAAGCTGAGGGAGTTGTCGCGCGAGTTGCTGGCCTACTCGGAGCGGCTGATGCGAGCGGAGCTGAGCAAGCTGCCTGCAGGGACGTTTGCGGCGGAGGACTTTATGGACTCCGATGGGATTACGGATGAGCCGATTCGGATTGCGGTGGCGGTAATGCTTGATCCTGTGAACGGTGCGGCTGCGATTGATTTCAGTGGGACGTCGCCGCAGGTGGCGGGGAGTATCAATGCGGTGTATGCGATCACGTACTCGGCTTGCTTCTATGTGTTTCGATGCCTGTTGGGCGATGCGGCACCGGCGACGGCTGGGTTGATGCAGTCGATTGCGGTGAGCGCGCCGGTGGGGTCGTTTGTGAATGCGCGGATGCCGGCGGCGGTTGCGGGAGGTAATGTTGAGGCGAGTCAGAGAATCGTAGATGTGTTGCTGAAGGCGTTGGCGAAGGCTGCGCCTGAGCGGGTTCCGGCGGCTAGTTATGGCTCGATGAGCAACCTTACGATTGGTGGGTGGGACACGCGCAAGGACGCGCCGTTTACTTATTATGAGACGACGGCAGGCGGGATGGGCGCGCGGCCGGGGTTGGATGGGATATCTGGGATTCACTGCCATATGACGAATTCGTTGAATACTCCGATTGAGGCGCTGGAGTATGCGTATCCGTTTCGGGTGCGGTCGTATGGGTATCGCAAAGGCTCGGGTGGTACGGGTGAGTTTGTGGGTGGTGATGGGCTAGTGCGCGAGATTGAGCTGCTGGATGATGCGCAGGTGACGCTGCTGTGCGATCGGCAGAGGTTCCAGCCGTATGGGCTGAGTGGTGGTGATGGCGGCGCGGTGGGGCTGGTGCGGTTAGAGCATCCGGATGGCAGTGCGGAGGTGCTGCCAGGCAAGTGCAGCGTCCATGCGAAGCGCGGTGATGTGATCCATATGGAGACGCCGGGTGGTGGTGGTTGGGGCGATTCTGCGAAGCGGGTGAAGGATGGGACGCGGTGA
- a CDS encoding MFS transporter, with product MSGEAGATTDGGLWIGQLDGAERSALVGTFAGWMLDGLDVMIYSFVLPSLIALWQMSKGEAGLLGTSALLLSSLGGWIAGVAADRFGRVRVLQLTIVWFAVFTFLSGFAQNFEQLLVLRGLQGLGFGGEWAVGSVLIGEAIRPRFRGRAVGTVQSGWAIGWGIAAACYTVFFAVMPQHIAWRAMFWVGLIPAGLAVYVRRHVKEPELHVKTMAAPRKSVLEIFSVGMLRTTLLASLVALGAQGGYYAINTWLPLYLNARGLSVTHTGMYLMVVIGGSFAGYLVSAHLADKLGRRVTLVLFAVGAFVTVFFYTAFPIGDRATLLLGFPLGFFPSGSFSPMGAFFTELFPTSVRGSGQGFSYNLGRGVGAVFPTLVGYFSVRMKLGHAIALFAICAYLLMIVGVLLLPETREAELR from the coding sequence GTGAGCGGCGAGGCGGGCGCTACGACTGACGGCGGGTTGTGGATCGGGCAGCTAGATGGGGCTGAACGCTCTGCGCTGGTGGGTACGTTTGCAGGGTGGATGCTCGATGGGCTGGACGTGATGATCTACAGCTTTGTGCTGCCGAGCCTGATTGCGTTGTGGCAGATGAGCAAGGGTGAAGCGGGGTTGCTGGGGACTTCGGCACTGCTGCTGTCGTCGCTGGGTGGATGGATTGCGGGGGTTGCGGCGGACAGGTTTGGGCGTGTGCGAGTGCTGCAACTGACGATCGTCTGGTTTGCGGTGTTCACGTTTTTGAGTGGGTTTGCGCAGAACTTTGAGCAGCTGCTGGTGCTGCGTGGACTGCAGGGGCTGGGGTTTGGAGGTGAGTGGGCTGTTGGCTCCGTGCTGATCGGAGAAGCGATACGGCCGCGGTTTCGTGGGCGCGCGGTGGGAACGGTGCAGAGCGGATGGGCGATTGGGTGGGGCATTGCTGCGGCCTGCTACACGGTGTTCTTTGCGGTGATGCCGCAGCATATTGCGTGGCGTGCGATGTTCTGGGTCGGGCTGATTCCTGCGGGGCTGGCGGTGTATGTGCGCAGGCATGTGAAGGAGCCGGAGCTGCATGTGAAGACAATGGCCGCGCCGCGGAAGAGTGTGCTGGAGATCTTCTCGGTGGGGATGCTGCGGACGACGCTGCTGGCGTCGCTGGTGGCGTTGGGGGCTCAGGGTGGGTACTACGCGATCAATACGTGGCTGCCGCTGTACCTGAATGCGCGTGGGCTTTCGGTGACGCACACGGGGATGTACCTGATGGTGGTGATTGGCGGGTCGTTTGCCGGGTATCTGGTGAGCGCGCATCTGGCGGACAAGCTGGGTCGCAGAGTGACACTGGTGCTGTTTGCGGTGGGCGCGTTTGTGACGGTGTTCTTCTACACGGCGTTTCCGATTGGCGACCGCGCTACGCTGCTGCTCGGGTTTCCGCTGGGGTTCTTTCCTTCGGGGTCGTTCAGCCCGATGGGCGCGTTTTTTACGGAGCTGTTTCCGACTTCGGTGCGTGGATCGGGGCAGGGGTTTTCGTACAACCTGGGGCGCGGCGTGGGAGCAGTGTTCCCGACGCTCGTGGGGTACTTCAGTGTGCGGATGAAGCTGGGGCACGCGATTGCGTTGTTCGCAATCTGCGCGTACCTGCTGATGATTGTGGGCGTGCTGCTGCTGCCGGAGACGCGCGAGGCGGAACTGCGTTAG
- a CDS encoding DNA-binding domain-containing protein — MTLLELQRRMSEDVRRPLTDDFDMQQTTEDGTSLDRIADSYIKPNDRLSSFERLEIYNRQYWFRVIEAVSEDFPALNALLGEKKFDALVLAYLRENPSTSWTLRDIGKKLPTWLREHPEFTGRRHQLSLDVTALEWAYVEAFDSLRHPPLTAEDLHAIGPDTRLTLQPHLQLLQLRYPVDELVLIVRRDAPETEVASNASMQRKEVKRMRLPAMKREAVYLAVHRYDDIVYYRRIEREASAILTALRDGETLGEALSKAFHRSRLTPGQQAAKIQETFAHAAELGWFCKPEPAA, encoded by the coding sequence ATGACGCTCCTCGAACTGCAGCGCCGCATGTCCGAGGACGTTCGCCGTCCCCTGACCGACGACTTCGACATGCAGCAGACCACCGAAGACGGCACCTCGCTCGACCGGATCGCCGACAGCTACATCAAGCCCAACGATCGCCTCAGCTCCTTCGAGCGCCTCGAGATCTACAACCGTCAGTACTGGTTCCGTGTTATCGAGGCAGTCTCTGAAGACTTCCCCGCGCTCAACGCTCTTCTCGGCGAAAAGAAGTTCGACGCGCTCGTCCTCGCCTACCTCCGCGAGAACCCATCCACCTCGTGGACGCTCCGCGACATTGGCAAGAAGCTGCCCACCTGGCTGCGCGAGCACCCCGAGTTCACCGGTCGCCGTCACCAGCTCTCCCTCGATGTCACCGCGCTCGAGTGGGCCTACGTCGAAGCCTTCGACAGCCTTCGCCACCCGCCGCTCACCGCCGAAGACCTGCACGCCATCGGCCCTGACACGCGCCTCACGCTTCAGCCGCATCTGCAACTGCTTCAGCTGCGTTATCCAGTCGACGAGCTGGTCCTCATCGTGCGCCGCGACGCGCCCGAAACCGAGGTCGCCAGCAACGCCTCCATGCAACGCAAAGAAGTGAAGCGCATGCGCCTGCCCGCCATGAAGCGCGAAGCCGTCTACCTCGCCGTGCATCGCTACGACGACATCGTCTACTACCGCCGCATCGAGCGCGAAGCCAGCGCCATCCTCACTGCCCTTCGCGATGGCGAAACACTCGGCGAGGCCCTCAGCAAAGCCTTCCACCGCAGCCGCCTCACTCCTGGGCAGCAGGCCGCAAAGATCCAGGAGACCTTCGCGCACGCCGCCGAGCTCGGCTGGTTCTGCAAACCCGAACCGGCTGCCTAA
- a CDS encoding DUF692 domain-containing protein — MPANRFNNFTDYGVGIGLRVPHYDHIFSKKPVVDWFEIISENYMIDDGRPLRLLDQILDQYRVVQHGVSMYFGSAQELNRDHLRRIKDLTRRTKTPWLSDHLCWGSVDGRYTHDLLPLPYTFEAVRTTAERIRQVQDTLEIPIAVENVSSYAEYHESEMTEWEFLNEVVHAADCGILLDVNNIYVSSQNHGFDPAVYVDAVPADRVAQIHIAGHSKFEKYILDTHDHPVLDPVWALYARAIDRIGPTATLLEWDDNIPSFDEVHNEALKANKYLKAAAEKLAAEKVAAAQPEEVLA, encoded by the coding sequence ATGCCCGCCAATCGCTTTAACAACTTCACCGACTACGGTGTCGGCATCGGGCTCCGCGTCCCGCACTACGATCACATCTTCTCCAAAAAGCCTGTCGTCGACTGGTTCGAGATCATCTCCGAGAACTACATGATCGACGACGGCCGTCCGCTTCGCCTCCTCGACCAGATTCTCGATCAGTACCGCGTCGTGCAGCACGGCGTCTCCATGTACTTCGGCTCCGCGCAGGAGCTCAACCGCGACCATCTCCGCCGCATCAAGGACCTCACCCGCCGCACCAAGACCCCCTGGCTCTCTGACCATCTCTGCTGGGGCTCCGTCGACGGCCGCTACACCCACGACCTCCTGCCGCTGCCCTACACCTTCGAGGCCGTCCGCACCACCGCCGAGCGCATCCGCCAGGTGCAGGACACCCTCGAAATCCCCATAGCCGTCGAGAACGTCTCCAGCTACGCCGAGTACCACGAGTCCGAAATGACTGAGTGGGAGTTCCTCAACGAGGTCGTCCACGCCGCCGACTGCGGCATCCTCCTCGACGTCAACAACATCTACGTCTCCTCGCAGAACCACGGCTTCGATCCCGCCGTCTACGTCGACGCCGTCCCCGCCGACCGCGTAGCCCAGATCCACATCGCCGGCCACTCCAAGTTCGAGAAGTACATCCTCGACACGCACGACCACCCCGTCCTCGACCCCGTCTGGGCCCTCTACGCCCGCGCCATCGACCGCATCGGCCCCACCGCCACCCTGCTCGAATGGGACGACAACATCCCCAGCTTCGACGAAGTCCACAACGAGGCCCTCAAGGCCAACAAGTACCTCAAAGCAGCAGCCGAAAAACTCGCTGCCGAGAAGGTCGCAGCAGCTCAGCCCGAAGAGGTCCTCGCATGA
- a CDS encoding DoxX family protein, giving the protein MLKSVMALYERVVKGLNLLQSPMLLVVRLYWGFQLAQNGWGKLHHLSRITDYFQSLNIPFPGINAPFVSGLELVGGILLMLGLGSRPIALLIAGDMLVAYYAADHDALVSVFSDPGKFYVADPYTFLFAALMVLIFGAGYLSLDALIAKKLKERV; this is encoded by the coding sequence ATGCTGAAGAGTGTGATGGCGCTGTATGAACGCGTCGTGAAGGGACTGAACCTGCTGCAGTCGCCGATGCTGCTGGTGGTGCGGCTGTACTGGGGGTTCCAGCTGGCGCAGAACGGCTGGGGCAAGCTGCATCATCTGAGCCGGATCACGGACTACTTTCAGAGTCTGAATATCCCGTTTCCGGGGATCAACGCACCGTTCGTCTCCGGGCTGGAGCTGGTGGGCGGCATACTGCTGATGCTGGGGCTGGGCTCACGTCCGATTGCGCTGCTGATCGCGGGTGACATGCTGGTGGCGTACTACGCGGCCGACCATGATGCGCTGGTGTCGGTGTTCTCGGACCCGGGCAAATTCTATGTGGCTGATCCATACACGTTCCTGTTTGCTGCCCTGATGGTGCTGATCTTTGGCGCTGGCTACCTGTCGCTGGATGCGTTGATCGCCAAGAAGCTGAAGGAGCGCGTGTAG
- a CDS encoding sigma-70 family RNA polymerase sigma factor: protein MDVQRGSRGGDRDEATMIASILAGETQLYHELIRPHERSVYMMALSYMKNEADAEDVAQEAFLKAFRALANFRAEAKFGTWLISITLNEARNRLRRKAAVPMESLDVPDDEPGAVSPALLRDWREVPSEALERGEVRSLIASAVEALPEIYRCVFVLRDMEEMSVNETAEALSLSVPAVKVRLHRARMMLQKQLAPQLRAVVPAEKKRRWFPW, encoded by the coding sequence ATGGATGTGCAGCGTGGCAGCCGCGGTGGCGACAGGGATGAGGCAACGATGATTGCCTCGATCCTGGCGGGCGAGACACAGCTCTACCATGAGCTGATTCGCCCGCATGAGCGCAGCGTGTACATGATGGCGTTGTCGTACATGAAGAACGAGGCCGATGCGGAGGACGTGGCGCAGGAGGCGTTCCTGAAGGCGTTTCGAGCGTTGGCGAACTTTCGCGCGGAGGCGAAGTTCGGAACCTGGTTGATCAGCATCACGTTGAATGAGGCGCGCAACAGGCTGCGGCGGAAGGCGGCCGTCCCCATGGAGTCGCTGGATGTGCCAGACGACGAGCCGGGAGCGGTGTCGCCGGCGCTGTTGCGGGACTGGCGCGAGGTGCCGAGCGAGGCGCTGGAGCGCGGTGAGGTGCGGAGCCTGATTGCCAGCGCGGTTGAGGCGCTGCCGGAGATCTATCGCTGCGTGTTCGTGCTGCGCGATATGGAAGAGATGAGCGTGAACGAGACGGCCGAGGCGCTCTCGCTGAGCGTGCCGGCGGTGAAGGTGCGGCTGCACCGGGCAAGGATGATGCTGCAGAAGCAGCTAGCTCCGCAGCTGCGCGCAGTTGTGCCCGCGGAGAAGAAACGGAGGTGGTTTCCATGGTGA
- a CDS encoding zf-HC2 domain-containing protein, translating into MVIECKHVWNHISGYLDGTLTAEEQVMIQTHLEHCEICSAILDSARNILVLTADDRVFELPVGFSERLHARLAAELGTVAGDTPPSPM; encoded by the coding sequence ATGGTGATCGAGTGCAAGCATGTGTGGAACCACATCTCGGGTTATCTGGATGGAACGCTGACCGCTGAGGAGCAGGTGATGATTCAAACGCACCTGGAACACTGCGAGATCTGCTCGGCGATTCTGGACTCGGCGCGCAACATCCTGGTGCTGACGGCGGATGACCGGGTGTTCGAGCTGCCGGTAGGGTTCAGCGAGCGGCTGCATGCGCGGCTGGCAGCGGAGCTGGGGACGGTCGCGGGGGATACCCCCCCCTCCCCTATGTAG
- the rpmB gene encoding 50S ribosomal protein L28, which translates to MAQVCELCGKGPQFGNNISHAHNVTRRRWNPNLQSVKAATPGGTKRVKVCTSCIKAGKVVKG; encoded by the coding sequence ATGGCACAGGTATGTGAGCTTTGCGGCAAGGGCCCGCAGTTTGGTAACAACATCTCGCACGCGCACAACGTGACGCGTCGTCGCTGGAACCCGAATTTGCAGTCGGTGAAGGCAGCTACGCCCGGCGGCACCAAGCGGGTGAAGGTCTGCACCAGCTGCATCAAGGCTGGCAAGGTCGTCAAAGGCTAA
- the msrB gene encoding peptide-methionine (R)-S-oxide reductase MsrB produces MPEKLQKTDAEWRAELTPEQYHILREKGTERPFTGALVNNHDDGMYHCAACNAPLFKSGTKFESGSGWPSFFEPLTPDAVELHEDNAFGMKRVEVTCAKCGGHLGHVFPDGPKAEGGQRFCINSASLAFEKQ; encoded by the coding sequence ATGCCCGAAAAACTCCAGAAAACCGACGCCGAGTGGCGCGCCGAGCTCACCCCCGAGCAGTACCACATCCTCCGCGAGAAGGGCACCGAGCGCCCCTTCACCGGCGCCCTCGTCAACAACCACGACGACGGCATGTACCACTGCGCCGCCTGCAACGCTCCGCTCTTCAAGTCCGGCACCAAGTTCGAGTCCGGCTCCGGCTGGCCCAGCTTCTTCGAGCCCCTCACCCCGGACGCCGTCGAGCTCCACGAAGACAACGCCTTCGGCATGAAGCGCGTCGAGGTCACCTGCGCCAAGTGCGGCGGCCACCTCGGCCACGTCTTCCCCGACGGCCCTAAGGCCGAAGGCGGTCAGCGCTTCTGCATCAACTCCGCCTCACTGGCCTTCGAAAAGCAATAA
- a CDS encoding RidA family protein has product MSSPKTAIATPDAPAAIGPYSQAIRIGHTLYTSGQIPIDPATGNLIEGDITAQTTRVCQSLKAVLAAAGLDFTHVLKTTVFLKSMADFAAMNTVYATYFAPEGATPPARSTVQVAALPKDSLVEIECIAQAPTT; this is encoded by the coding sequence ATGAGCTCCCCCAAGACCGCCATCGCCACCCCCGACGCACCCGCCGCCATCGGCCCCTACTCGCAGGCCATCCGCATCGGCCACACCCTCTACACCTCCGGCCAGATCCCCATCGACCCCGCCACCGGCAACCTCATCGAAGGCGACATCACCGCCCAGACCACCCGCGTCTGCCAGAGCCTCAAGGCCGTCCTCGCCGCCGCAGGCCTCGACTTCACCCACGTCCTCAAGACCACCGTCTTCCTCAAGTCCATGGCCGACTTCGCCGCGATGAACACCGTCTACGCCACCTACTTCGCCCCCGAAGGCGCCACCCCACCCGCCCGCTCCACCGTCCAGGTCGCCGCCCTCCCCAAAGACTCCCTCGTCGAAATCGAGTGCATTGCCCAGGCCCCTACCACCTAA